Genomic DNA from Halobaculum sp. MBLA0147:
ACGGTCGACGGCGGGACGGTACGGACCGTCTTACGCCGCGAGACGACCGGCGGGCTCCAGTCGTCGGTCGACGACTACGTCGTGAACCTCGAGACGGCGCGGGCCGTCGTCGCGGCGGTCGACGCCGAGACACGCGAGACGGATGAGGCGCACTCGGACGACACGGGGACGGAGACAGACACGAGGACGGACGCGGAGACGGCGACGAGTGGTACAGCGCGGACGACCGACACGCAGACAGACACACACGACACAGACACATGAGCGAACGATCAGTCTCACCACAGCGCCAGGGCAAGCGGTGGTACACGATCCTGGCACCGGAACAGTTCGACCGAGCGGAGTTGGGCGAAACACTCGCCGCGGAACCCGAAGACGTCGTCGGCCGCACCGTCGAGACGACGTTGGGCGACATCGACGGCGATCAGGGGCAGAACAACACGAAGCTCACGTTCAAGATCACGGACGTGGGCAGTGACTCGGCGTACACGGAGTTCGTCGAGCACGAGCTGACCCGCGACTACCTGCGCTCGCTGGTCCGCCGCGGCGCCTCGAAGATCAAGGCGGTCGTCACCGTCCGGACGACGGACGACTAC
This window encodes:
- a CDS encoding KEOPS complex subunit Pcc1, which codes for VTGTDDGVVDGRADDGAVSDDTDAGPADADVASGVTPPRRTATVETDHGDAATAGVVAAAVAPDNTADVETTVDGGTVRTVLRRETTGGLQSSVDDYVVNLETARAVVAAVDAETRETDEAHSDDTGTETDTRTDAETATSGTARTTDTQTDTHDTDT
- a CDS encoding 30S ribosomal protein S3ae; amino-acid sequence: MSERSVSPQRQGKRWYTILAPEQFDRAELGETLAAEPEDVVGRTVETTLGDIDGDQGQNNTKLTFKITDVGSDSAYTEFVEHELTRDYLRSLVRRGASKIKAVVTVRTTDDYRIRVQPVAFTTKKADRSQEQAIRRIMIDLVEEAAEERDFEEFVDSVVEGRLSSAVYGEGKEVYPLRRAEVQKLTLEARPEEIAAEEEASADVAE